The nucleotide sequence CCGCTCCCCTACGGCGGCATGGGGCTGGCGGGGGTGGCCGGCACCGTGTTCGAAGACCTGGACGGCGACGGCGCGCGGGGCCCGGACGAGCCCGCGGTGGCCGGCGTGTGGGTGGGGGTGGGCGGGCTCCGCACCCGGACCGACGATACGGGGCGGTACGACACCTGGTCGGTCCTCCCCTACGAGGTGGTCCCGGTGCGGGTGGACACCACCACGCTCCCCGACCCCTCCTGGGTCCCCGCCACGCCCGCCGTGCTCCTGCGGCCGTCCCCGCACCTCTACACCCGGGTGGACTTCCCGCTGCTCCGCACCCGCGAGTTGGCGGGACTCCTCGTCGCCGGGGACGGGGTCCCCACGGCCGGCGGGGTCACGGTGGAGATCACCGCCCTCTCGACCGGCGCGGTGCAGCGCGTCCCCACCTTCAGCGACGGCGAGTACTACCTGGGGCGGCTCCGCCCGGGGGAGTACGAGGTCCGGGTCGCCGCGTCCTCGCTCGCCGTCCTCGGCGCCCGCGCCGAGCCCGAGGCGGTCCGCTTCACCATCCCCGCCTCCGGCGACGAGGTGCTCGTCGAAGCGCCCCCGATCCTGCTCGTGA is from Longimicrobiaceae bacterium and encodes:
- a CDS encoding carboxypeptidase-like regulatory domain-containing protein, which codes for PLPYGGMGLAGVAGTVFEDLDGDGARGPDEPAVAGVWVGVGGLRTRTDDTGRYDTWSVLPYEVVPVRVDTTTLPDPSWVPATPAVLLRPSPHLYTRVDFPLLRTRELAGLLVAGDGVPTAGGVTVEITALSTGAVQRVPTFSDGEYYLGRLRPGEYEVRVAASSLAVLGARAEPEAVRFTIPASGDEVLVEAPPILLVKPES